The Amyelois transitella isolate CPQ chromosome Z, ilAmyTran1.1, whole genome shotgun sequence genome contains a region encoding:
- the LOC106133993 gene encoding locomotion-related protein Hikaru genki: MYSIILFLLCSTSVFCDYDENTTFPLEDFKCSLPDVTSVDLNLDITRFRSDFSKISEVKFPGLIGPLNERLICKIKCIDGNWVGPLCSTSPDGRFQPILRECLYRNDHPLLAISFKNSSIDKDTHFPHGSVIVARCRHYGLYKLKGDNLLRCENGEWMPKLPECVPTTLVTNFTGDAPPTIQYTVVSGSAVVEPSGELFVYPDSTIRLDCMAPRALGEPDWSWTQALGKHNAAWSPDEGEKETHYRLTLSKMSARHSDQYTCTSAGGHTNTVLVKVVNVVCPPANISSAHVRQFAQGNKLGHSVHFSCQPGYHLNGSAILTCMGDGHWSALPPTCEETFCPALTSLGPQLSVVEYNSSFGGRAVFQCSWGYRLLGAPGLECELDGRWSGGTPVCIPIYCPDPIVPEKGILLTEPSTKHGKYVVGDLMIYSCEEGYEVVGESSIVCTENGFWSHPPPFCLPPSEISKSDTIYIENTTLVHFED, encoded by the exons ATgtattcaataattttgtttctgcTTTGTTCTACATCTGTTTTTTGTGACTACGATGAAAATACTACATTTCCATTAG aGGACTTCAAATGCTCTTTGCCTGATGTCACAAGTGtagatttaaatttggatATCACTAGATTCAGATCGGATTTCTCCAAGATATCTGAA GTTAAATTCCCGGGATTAATTGGCCCTCTGAATGAGCGGCTGATATGTAAAATCAAATGTATTGATGGAAATTGGGTTGGACCTTTGTGTTCTACATCTCCAG ATGGCCGATTTCAACCAATTTTGCGAGAATGCCTTTACCGTAATGATCATCCTCTTTTGGCTATCTCCTTCAAGAATTCTTCAATTGAT AAAGATACACATTTCCCGCATGGCTCTGTGATAGTAGCCCGCTGCAGGCATTATGGACTGTACAAATTGAAAGGAGATAACTTGTTGCGCTGCGAGAACGGGGAATGGATGCCGAAACTTCCAGAATGTGTGCCCACGACCCTAGTGACAAATTTTACTG GTGACGCGCCCCCAACAATCCAGTACACAGTGGTGAGTGGATCAGCAGTGGTGGAGCCGTCTGGGGAACTGTTCGTGTACCCGGACAGCACAATCAGACTCGACTGTATGGCCCCTAGGGCCCTGGGCGAGCCAGACTGGAGTTGGACGCAGGCTTTGGGCAAACACAATGCTG CGTGGTCACCTGACGAGGGCGAAAAAGAGACCCACTACAGGCTGACCCTAAGCAAGATGTCGGCGAGACACAGCGACCAGTACACGTGCACGTCAGCGGGCGGGCACACTAACACTGTACTCGTTAAAGTTGTTA ATGTAGTGTGCCCTCCGGCCAACATTTCCTCAGCCCACGTGCGTCAGTTCGCACAAGGCAACAAATTGGGACATTCAGTGCACTTCAGCTGCCAACCGGGGTACCACCTCAACGGTTCTGCTATACTCACCTGCATGGGCGATG GTCATTGGTCAGCCTTGCCCCCTACTTGCGAGGAAACATTCTGTCCCGCTCTAACCTCCTTAGGGCCACAACTAAGCGTGGTGGAATACAACTCTTCATTCGGGGGGCGCGCAGTGTTCCAATGTTCCTGGGGCTACCGCTTGCTGGGAGCCCCAGGCCTGGAATGTGAACTGGATGGAAGGTGGTCTGGTGGAACACCGGTTTGCATAC CTATATATTGCCCCGACCCTATAGTCCCCGAGAAGGGTATACTCCTAACGGAACCATCTACCAAGCACGGAAAATATGTGGTCGGTGACCTCATGATCTACTCCTGCGAGGAAGGATACGAAGTGGTGGGGGAATCGTCTATTGTCTGCACAGAAAACGGCTTCTGGTCCCATCCACCCCCCTTCTGTCTACCACCATCGGAAATATCCAAGTCTGATACCATATACATTGAAAACACTACTCTTGTACACTTTGAAGATTAG
- the LOC106134035 gene encoding heparanase has translation MMSERYLVAVCAVAFCCNVTLMVLFVKYNSGEKCYVNIDENQKVIAHLPEDFVSIGIDASEIQENQVEFTNPRFREMAAALSPARLRLGGTMSERLIFSPDDIVASCDHCPKGAKSVCPAVKRLCKHKFLPFFLMTGEKWTEINEFCEAVNIKLLFTFNALIRESNHGWNDINAKELLQYSKKKNYHIDWQLGNEPNSYQHVFNTTITPAMLAQDFKKLRKLLNHSGYKHSLLVGPDTTRPQPNRPECLEYMVQFLHNASHYINVTSWHQYYLNSRTAKLEDFWNPETFDLLAKQIHTMRSHTEKYSHIPMWLSETSSSYGGGAPGLSNSYAATPLWVDKLGLAALNNITTVIRQSFFGGNYSLIDKNLEPLPDWWVSVLYKRLVGNKVLHVDCHCTRYQRMYAHCANRKYTNDTSAITVYAVNLEMAKAKFLLNGTAIHGDNLRIDEYIISAPSNNRKSTRVMLNGWPLYYESPNLDIPPNIIRYGNHISMPPYSIGFWIIYNTSIKACK, from the coding sequence atgatGTCTGAAAGATATTTAGTGGCTGTGTGTGCAGTTGCATTTTGTTGCAATGTTACTCTGAtggttttatttgtaaaatataattctgGTGAGAAGTGCTACGTTAATATTGATGAAAATCAAAAAGTGATAGCACATTTGCCCGAAGATTTTGTGAGTATCGGCATAGATGCTTCCGAAATTCAAGAAAACCAAGTGGAGTTTACGAATCCTAGATTTCGCGAGATGGCAGCGGCGTTGTCGCCAGCGCGTCTTCGACTTGGCGGCACCATGTCAGAGCGTCTCATTTTCAGCCCTGATGACATTGTGGCCTCCTGTGACCACTGCCCAAAAGGAGCAAAGTCTGTGTGTCCAGCTGTTAAAAGGTTATGTAAACACAAATTTTTACCATTCTTTCTTATGACAGGTGAGAAATGGACTGAAATAAACGAATTTTGTGAAGCTGTAAATATAAAgcttttgtttacatttaatgCTTTAATACGAGAATCAAATCATGGATGGAATGATATCAATGCTAAAGAGCTACTACAATACTCTAAGAAGAAAAATTACCACATCGATTGGCAGCTAGGTAATGAACCTAACTCTTACCAACATGTCTTCAATACAACTATAACACCTGCCATGCTAGCCCAAGACTTCAAAAAATTACGCAAACTTTTAAACCACTCTGGTTATAAACATTCATTGCTGGTGGGCCCTGATACAACAAGACCACAGCCAAATCGCCCAGAGTGCCTTGAGTACATGGTGCAGTTTTTGCATAATGCTTCTCACTACATTAATGTAACTTCTTGGCATCAGTACTATCTAAATAGTAGAACAGCAAAACTGGAAGACTTTTGGAATCCAGAGACATTTGATTTATTGGCCAAACAAATACATACCATGAGGAGCCATACTGAAAAATATTCCCACATTCCTATGTGGCTGAGTGAAACAAGTAGTTCTTATGGAGGTGGGGCTCCAGGATTGTCAAACTCGTATGCCGCAACCCCACTGTGGGTTGACAAGTTGGGTCTTGCTGCACTAAACAACATCACTACAGTAATCCGTCAAAGCTTTTTTGGAGGGAACTATAGTCTCATTGATAAGAATTTAGAGCCACTTCCAGATTGGTGGGTGAGTGTGTTATATAAGAGATTAGTTGGAAACAAAGTTTTGCATGTAGACTGCCATTGTACACGCTATCAAAGGATGTATGCTCATTGTGCCAacagaaaatatacaaatgatACATCTGCCATAACAGTTTATGCTGTCAATTTAGAAATGGCTAAAGCAAAATTCCTTCTGAATGGCACTGCTATACATGGAGATAATTTAAGGATAGATGAGTACATCATCAGTGCCCCGTCCAATAATAGAAAGTCAACTAGAGTTATGTTGAATGGCTGGCCTCTCTACTATGAGTCACCAAATCTAGACATCCCTCCAAATATTATTCGTTACGGCAATCATATATCAATGCCACCATATTCTATTGGTTTTTGGATAATCTACAACACTTCAATTAAAGCTTGTAAGTGA